TTCAGAATGGACCCCATCACATGATCCCGAACCCAAGGATTCAGATTCTCTGCCCCGATATCATCAAAGATGAGTAGATCACAACTTTTCAGAACATCCGTCATTTCCTTTAGCTTCTGCCCTTCACTGATCATGGATTTCAGATCCTCCACAAAGTCAGGCATATAGATAATGACACCCGTGTGGCCTGCAACCGCCAATTCGTGCAACAGATAACACATCAGAAACGTCTTGCCTGTCCCGAATGTCCCTTCCAGGAATAGTCCTTGCGGAGATAATCCGTTCTCCTTGGTCTCCCTAATATAACGAAGCACCTGATTCACTGCCGGAGCACGCATCCGATCCTTGCCCATGATCTCCACGTCGTTATATCCAGCACTGAGCGCACGCTCATCCACATAGAAACTGCGAATGCGTTGCTTAATGATATGTTCATTTTGCCGGGCGACATGTTTGGAACAAGGTGCTTTTATATCTATGATTTCGGGTTTACCGTTAAAATGTTCTACTTCCAGTTTGCAAAAGTGGCCCTGAAAATCGTTAGGACAGTTGTCGAGTCCCGGACAATTCGCACAGTTCTTAGAGTCTTTGGCGTACTGAAACAGCTTGCTCAGATCGGTCATGAGCTGTGCATCTTGCAGTTCAGGATGACCTGCGCGGAATTCGCGTACGTACGGATTTTCCATCAATTCCGCCGCAATCCGCCGCGATTGCTCACGAAAGGCAGGGTTCAGCTGCTGAAGCAGTCCTCCCAAGGATTCCATGGCTTCAAGCCCCCTTAATGTTTCAATATAGAATGAACAATTGAAGTGTACCCATGGCCATCTTGATGGCATAGGAACTTTCGATCATTTGCAATTCTACTGTTCATTCTATAGAAAAACAACCAATAACTCAACAGATACATCTGGTAAATAGCGTAACCCTTCCGCCACCGTACGTAATGCCTAGTTTAGAGCATACTTGCAGTCCTGCACCTTTTAGTGCATGTCCAAAAATCTGTTTTTCAACCTCAATTAGCGGCGCAAGCCGACAGTGATGATCTCGCATGAACCTGTCTGTATGTTCCATTCCTTACTGGCAAATGATAATGTCGATGCCTCTTCTATGCTGCGGGCATGAAGCATCTCACCCTCTTCCTCCAGTATGTTGCTCTTGTATGCCGTTTCGAATGGCTGCGGATTCGCTTGTGATGAAGCAAGATTCAACGTGGCAGAGTCAGTGGTCATATTGAACCAGCGAAGCATGACATCGCCGGAATCCTCATTTACCTTGAGGGAGGAAAACGCCAAGCCGTCCCCTTGCCATGCAAACGGTGTGTTACTAGGTGTCAGATAACCTGGGTGTACTTCGGTTTGTGCCAGCGTCCAAGGAACTTGGAACTGATAGGCCTCAATATATGCACCTGACGCTGCACCATTTCCATCGTGGGGAATGATCTCGATCTGAAATGTATGTTCACCAAGGCATTGTGCTTCTGGTGTCGGGAACAAGCCCCAGTCTCCAAGTTCGCCCACAGCACGAAGCAGCGTAACCGCGATGGTATTGCGTCCATCCTGAAGGACTTCATATTCATTCAGACCCAGATTGGCCACGACCAATCCCGACGCTTCTTCACTCACATCCACAAAACTCTGTTGATGCTGTGTATTGCTTGGATTTTGCCACTCCGGTGCAGGTGTGTTATCACGTGTTGCAATTTCGAACATGGAATCCACATGATGAACAGCAGATACAAGATCGGTTGGGAAAAGGGCGCGCACCCGATGATCCTTCGCCTGATTGTTGAAGGTTGTCTCCATTTGCACTCCTTTTCCACTACGACTAAGCGATATAACAGTACGGATCTGAAGTGGAATCATTTTAGTTGAACGCTGAGCTTTGCGATGTGGATAATAAATCAGTTCTCGCTGTTCCTGATCCAACATCTCATCCGCCGACTCCGGTATTTCCCAATGATGAATCACTTCGAACGAGGCCAAATATGATGTATCCTCAAGGATTCGAATCTCAGCCTGAAGTGCTTCAGTTGTTTGAGCCACTTCGTTCTCTGGCTGCTTGAACATGTATTCATTACCGATATCACCCACATTTTCGTACACCCCAAGGTCCTTATAAGTCCGACCTGTTCGTTTATCCGTGATTGTGAATGAACCGTTGTCTGCAATCGTGACGATCAAATATTGATTCTCCATGCCACGTTCACCACGCAACAAGGTATTTATTTTCGATGGAGAGCCACTCTTTGAATGATCCACAAAGTTGACCAATGCATAGGTTTTTAGTCCAAATGCAGCTACATTTTCTGTTTCAAAACGAATACGTACACGCCGACAGCTATACGGCTGACGGAAGCGATCATCTGGCAGATCATAGCCAAATTGCAGACCCAGATCCTCCACCGTACATGGAATGTGGTTACCATCTTCATCTACAAGTATGCGATCTGACAGTTCAACGGCTTTCATCTGTGCCGCCATCTCTTCCAATGTATATCCATCCCGGAAATACAACCGAGCCGCATCCAGTTCCATCTGAACTACACCGCTTCGTTCCCACCCTGTTGTATTAAACACCACAACAGGCCTAGCACCCTCACCGTAACGCTCAAATATGGAGGTATCTACGGCTGTGGCAATCTGGTTGGTGCTGTCCTCAATTAATGCTTCTGCCACATGGCGGCTCTTATCAAATCGTGTTACCATCTCGCGATGCACCTCATCCACACTGCATCCACAGATGCTGTCATGGGGGTGATTCTGCATGAGCGTTTTCCAGGCATATGTGAGCTGATCATGTGGATAGGCATGCCCAAGCAGATAGGCATAGGATGCCAAGGGTTCAGCCACCTTTTCCAGCATGGTCTGGCCCAGCTGGTTCATCTGTTTCAGATACACACGAGCCGAGGCAGTGTTCACCAGGGTCCCCCAGCCATCGGTACGCTGGCTGCGCAGTTCTCCTTTGACCGTGGACAACTCATGTTCAGCCGATGCTCTCAGGGCAGTCAGATAATCTGGAAAGTTCGAGTGAATGAACTCGATATCGGGATATAATTGCTCAGCCATACGGATCGCTTCCGGCAGGTCTCGCTGAATCGGCTGGTGATCACATCCATTCATGTACAACAGCTCATTGGTGGATGCATATTTCTCTGCGTCAGCAAGCTTGGTTTCCCAGAACTTGCGGGCTGAAGCCTCATCTACTGGAACTTCATTCCCGTTGGAATACCAGTTGGCAAACAATACGCCGAGCACTTTCGATCCGTCTGGCCCTTCCCACATCAGCTCCGAGAAGCTTGATTCATATCCGGCATCCGATACCGTATTATTGAAGCCTGTGGGCTTCACACCACGGCCAAAAAACACATTATCAATGCCCGATTGCTGCATCAACTGCGGAGTCTGTCCGACCAATCCGAATGTATCGGGAAAATAACCAATTTTCGAAGGGGTACCGTAACGCTTGGCGTCCTTATGTCCAACCTGCATGTTGCGCACATTGGCTTCTCCACTCGTCAGAAAAGCATCCTGCAAAATGTACCATGGTCCAATCACAATCCGCCCATTGCGGATATGTTTCTCCAGTCGTTCCTTCTGCTCAGGGCGAACCTGAAGATAGTCATCGATGATAATCGTTTGTCCATCCAAATAAAAGCTTTTATAGTCTGATCCCTCATCCAGCTGATCCAATAGTGAATCCACGAGCTGAATGAGACGCATATGGTGCTTCTCATACGGCAAGTACCATTCCCGATCCCAGTGGGTATGCGAAATAATATGTGCTCTTTTCGACTTGTTTGTCTGTTTGGTCATCGTGTTACGCCACCTCTTTCCTCTTGTTGTATAATCTCAACCTCATCCCGGCGATATATGGCATTCAGCTTTCCAGAAGCATCTGTCGCAAATAACACCGAACGATTTTTCTCCAATTGGAACTTGTACGACACACCTGTACATTGATCTCTCACATGAACTTCATGGTTTAAGGCAAACTCCGATACAAATACATACAGATTGCCTTTTGGAAAACTCAGCTTCCGTCCGTAAATCCCTGCGATATCTCCGCCAGATATCCATTCCAA
The window above is part of the Paenibacillus sp. 1781tsa1 genome. Proteins encoded here:
- the dnaI gene encoding primosomal protein DnaI, producing the protein MESLGGLLQQLNPAFREQSRRIAAELMENPYVREFRAGHPELQDAQLMTDLSKLFQYAKDSKNCANCPGLDNCPNDFQGHFCKLEVEHFNGKPEIIDIKAPCSKHVARQNEHIIKQRIRSFYVDERALSAGYNDVEIMGKDRMRAPAVNQVLRYIRETKENGLSPQGLFLEGTFGTGKTFLMCYLLHELAVAGHTGVIIYMPDFVEDLKSMISEGQKLKEMTDVLKSCDLLIFDDIGAENLNPWVRDHVMGSILNYRMNRKPTFYTSNYNLDGLEKHLSFTNRDGEEMNKGQRLMDRIRPFVDVISVRGENQRGKR
- a CDS encoding alpha-mannosidase codes for the protein MTKQTNKSKRAHIISHTHWDREWYLPYEKHHMRLIQLVDSLLDQLDEGSDYKSFYLDGQTIIIDDYLQVRPEQKERLEKHIRNGRIVIGPWYILQDAFLTSGEANVRNMQVGHKDAKRYGTPSKIGYFPDTFGLVGQTPQLMQQSGIDNVFFGRGVKPTGFNNTVSDAGYESSFSELMWEGPDGSKVLGVLFANWYSNGNEVPVDEASARKFWETKLADAEKYASTNELLYMNGCDHQPIQRDLPEAIRMAEQLYPDIEFIHSNFPDYLTALRASAEHELSTVKGELRSQRTDGWGTLVNTASARVYLKQMNQLGQTMLEKVAEPLASYAYLLGHAYPHDQLTYAWKTLMQNHPHDSICGCSVDEVHREMVTRFDKSRHVAEALIEDSTNQIATAVDTSIFERYGEGARPVVVFNTTGWERSGVVQMELDAARLYFRDGYTLEEMAAQMKAVELSDRILVDEDGNHIPCTVEDLGLQFGYDLPDDRFRQPYSCRRVRIRFETENVAAFGLKTYALVNFVDHSKSGSPSKINTLLRGERGMENQYLIVTIADNGSFTITDKRTGRTYKDLGVYENVGDIGNEYMFKQPENEVAQTTEALQAEIRILEDTSYLASFEVIHHWEIPESADEMLDQEQRELIYYPHRKAQRSTKMIPLQIRTVISLSRSGKGVQMETTFNNQAKDHRVRALFPTDLVSAVHHVDSMFEIATRDNTPAPEWQNPSNTQHQQSFVDVSEEASGLVVANLGLNEYEVLQDGRNTIAVTLLRAVGELGDWGLFPTPEAQCLGEHTFQIEIIPHDGNGAASGAYIEAYQFQVPWTLAQTEVHPGYLTPSNTPFAWQGDGLAFSSLKVNEDSGDVMLRWFNMTTDSATLNLASSQANPQPFETAYKSNILEEEGEMLHARSIEEASTLSFASKEWNIQTGSCEIITVGLRR